The proteins below come from a single Propionispora hippei DSM 15287 genomic window:
- a CDS encoding folate family ECF transporter S component, whose amino-acid sequence MKKIFSGFWSGYTITELIISAVFIALIIILTHILAIQTPFVRISLSFLPVAVFAMRFGPLKAAVTAAAADILGCLIFTPGLYFPGFTLSAFLSGLFYGLALYRKQPSIKRISIAALAIFLFIDLFLNTLWLTLLYQKAMQTILGGRLIKALIMLPVQISLIYLITSRLAKYGLYSIKTPRD is encoded by the coding sequence ATGAAAAAAATCTTTTCCGGTTTTTGGTCAGGCTATACCATAACGGAGCTCATTATTTCGGCAGTCTTTATTGCACTAATTATCATCCTTACCCATATCCTGGCAATTCAGACCCCCTTCGTCCGGATCAGTCTCAGTTTTTTACCGGTTGCCGTCTTTGCCATGCGTTTCGGTCCGCTAAAGGCGGCCGTCACGGCAGCGGCGGCGGATATCCTCGGCTGCCTAATTTTTACACCCGGCTTATATTTCCCCGGCTTCACGCTAAGCGCCTTTCTGTCCGGTTTATTTTACGGACTTGCCTTATATCGCAAGCAGCCGTCAATCAAGCGAATATCCATAGCCGCCCTCGCGATCTTCCTCTTTATTGATTTATTCCTCAATACACTATGGCTGACTCTTTTATATCAAAAAGCGATGCAAACGATTTTGGGCGGCAGACTAATAAAAGCGCTTATTATGCTGCCTGTTCAAATAAGCTTGATTTATCTTATTACCTCCCGGTTAGCCAAGTATGGACTATACAGCATAAAAACTCCCCGCGACTAA